Proteins from a genomic interval of Actinoalloteichus hymeniacidonis:
- a CDS encoding maleylpyruvate isomerase N-terminal domain-containing protein, translating to MRRVTAIDYERFLDVMCIDGERLASCVDSAPGDSPVPGCPGLTLAETVQHLGDVYRSTADQTRLPNNREVTPSSGIRSSIPGDSARLAAYLRAGLAEVSGELSAHRPEERCATWWPADASFGFWARRLTHETIVHRVDVQAAAGLRRDHVDTDIAVDGVDEVLTLWFDHQLGELAITASRAATVAVRTGGRAWVAYAGPTGTRVRAVDPNAVGPVDATVSGDPFSVYLWLWGRLPDWTVRFEGDADAIAQFWVLLSVATR from the coding sequence ATGAGGCGAGTGACGGCCATCGACTACGAACGGTTCCTCGACGTCATGTGCATCGACGGAGAACGACTGGCGTCCTGCGTGGACAGTGCCCCCGGCGACAGCCCGGTTCCCGGCTGCCCCGGCCTGACCCTCGCCGAGACGGTGCAGCATCTCGGCGACGTCTATCGGTCCACCGCCGATCAGACCCGCCTCCCGAACAACCGAGAAGTCACCCCATCGAGTGGAATCAGGTCGTCGATTCCCGGCGATTCGGCCCGATTGGCCGCCTACCTGCGCGCCGGACTCGCCGAGGTCTCCGGGGAGCTGTCCGCCCACCGGCCGGAGGAACGGTGCGCCACCTGGTGGCCCGCCGATGCCAGCTTCGGTTTCTGGGCCCGCCGGTTGACCCACGAGACGATCGTGCACCGGGTCGACGTGCAGGCCGCGGCCGGACTCCGGCGGGACCACGTCGACACCGACATCGCGGTGGACGGCGTCGACGAGGTACTGACCCTGTGGTTCGACCACCAGCTCGGCGAGTTGGCGATCACCGCGTCCCGCGCGGCGACGGTGGCCGTGCGGACCGGCGGCCGGGCCTGGGTGGCCTATGCCGGCCCGACCGGCACCCGAGTGCGGGCGGTCGATCCGAATGCGGTCGGGCCGGTCGACGCGACGGTCTCCGGCGATCCATTCTCGGTCTACCTGTGGTTGTGGGGCAGGCTGCCGGACTGGACCGTCCGCTTCGAGGGCGACGCCGACGCCATCGCCCAGTTCTGGGTGCTGCTCAGCGTGGCCACCAGGTGA
- a CDS encoding Lhr family helicase — translation MTAGHGRAGAAPADDGVELFSPATRDWFTEAFPAPTSAQSGAWRAAASGGHALVIAPTGAGKTLAAFLWALDRLAVTGPTAEPRERCRVLYVSPMKALAVDVERNLRGPLAGIGRSAVRLGLPAPDITVGMRTGDTDATTRRSFNRTPPDVLVTTPESLFLLVTSAARESLRGVQTVIVDEVHAVAGGKRGAHLALSLERLDALLAAPAQRIGLSATVRPVAEIATFLAGGRPVEIVRPDHPKEVEVRVEVPVPDMSRLDEHAPESDVQSARTRRPAQAPDDASDSEPQIPAASIWPAVEQRVLDLVRAHRSTIVFVNSRRLAERLTARLNELVAMEADAAEPEAASLDAAPGPAEELDTGGSDATDGLLGDSPTPPATGSPTASSRTGPPADPRRFPAEAVGQSGVTTGAPAVVAKAHHGSMARLQRTEVEEELKAGLLPCVVATSSLELGIDMGAVDLVIQVEAPPSVAAGLQRVGRAGHHVDAVSTGVMLPKFRSDLVSCAVVAERMRGGAIEEIRFPRNPLDVLAQHIVAMVAMDQWSVDELAALVRRAAPFAELPGSALDSVLDMLAGRYPSEEFGELRARIVWDRGADVLHARPGAQRLAVTSGGTIPDRGLFLVTTPGGEGETGSRVGELDEEMVYESRVGDTFLLGTSSWRVQEITHDRVIVVPAPGQPARMPFWKGDSPGRPLELGIALGRFVREVVAAEPAEARRRAEEAGLDDWACGNLLAYLADQRAATGRVSDDRTVVLERFRDELGDWQWVVHSPFGDRVNAPWALLIAARLRDRLGIDPQIVHADDGIVLRLPAEVAEEHGEHTVGAEDILFDPDQVERLVSAEVGTSALFAARFRECAARSLLLPRWDPRRRSPLWRQRQRSAQLLTVAAQYERFPVMLETMRECLRDVYDLPGLVAVQRDASTRRIQVIEVQTPAPSPFARALLVGYVAMFLYGGDTPLAERRAAGLTLDPTLLGELLGSDAVRDLLDPTVLAEIEAALQRTDPEHRVSDVEGVADLLRFLGDLDREELIARGGLPEWAEELVTAGRAVVLSMAGTDRWVAVEDAARYRDALGVRLPAGLPRALLAPTSDALGELLIRYARGRGPFRAAQAAARFGVGVGPVTDRLDRLAAAGRLSRGELRPVESESANAPATLDGSASDATERGAAPTEYCDVEVLRRLRRGSLARLRAEVEPVEPAALGRFLPDWHGVPVLDVADQERQTVPAAPARQPVVATADDVLAVIEQLAGAPLPASALESMIMGTRLPGYLPAALDELTSAGEVIWCGAGALGGNDGWLALAPADLAELVLPPPVEDPGLDTELHRAVLAALEPGGLFFRTLVDRLGTWTAERGEPRHAEGEVVTALWELVWAGLVTNDTLAGLRALISGGGATHRARPVSPRGRRSGLRATRHGRPLSGTGGPPTVAGRWSLAPVRVTDPTRRAHAQAEALLARHGVLTRGSVEGERVPGGFAGVYRVLRAMEESGRCRRGLLVRGPSGAQFAMPGAVDGLREWSREAGRYRSAPGALVLAAADPAQPYGAALGWPTPIGAGAHRPGRKAGALVVSVDGEAVLYVERGGRSLLSFTEEQRELRLAASALVAVVRSGRVEPLVLTRTDGEQALGSRLAAVLTEAGFRSTPKGLRLRG, via the coding sequence ATGACCGCAGGACACGGCCGGGCCGGCGCCGCTCCGGCGGACGACGGCGTCGAGTTGTTCTCGCCCGCCACCAGGGATTGGTTCACGGAAGCGTTCCCCGCGCCGACCTCGGCGCAGAGCGGTGCCTGGCGGGCGGCGGCGAGCGGCGGACATGCCCTGGTCATCGCGCCGACCGGCGCCGGGAAGACCCTCGCCGCGTTTCTCTGGGCCCTGGACCGACTCGCGGTGACCGGGCCGACCGCCGAGCCGCGCGAACGCTGCCGAGTGCTGTACGTGTCGCCGATGAAGGCGTTGGCGGTCGATGTGGAACGCAACCTGCGTGGGCCGCTGGCCGGGATCGGTCGGTCCGCCGTCCGCCTCGGGCTGCCCGCCCCGGACATCACCGTGGGGATGCGCACCGGGGACACCGATGCCACCACTCGGCGCAGCTTCAACCGGACACCCCCCGATGTCCTGGTCACCACACCCGAGTCGCTGTTCCTGCTGGTGACCTCGGCGGCCCGCGAGTCGTTGCGCGGGGTGCAGACGGTGATCGTCGACGAGGTACATGCCGTGGCTGGTGGGAAACGCGGCGCGCATCTCGCGCTGTCCCTGGAACGACTGGATGCCCTGCTGGCGGCGCCCGCCCAGCGGATCGGGCTCTCGGCGACCGTTCGACCGGTGGCGGAGATCGCCACCTTCCTCGCCGGCGGCAGGCCGGTGGAGATCGTCCGGCCCGACCACCCCAAGGAGGTCGAGGTCCGCGTCGAGGTGCCGGTGCCGGACATGTCCCGGTTGGACGAGCACGCGCCGGAGTCCGACGTGCAGTCGGCACGCACCCGGCGTCCCGCGCAGGCACCCGACGACGCATCCGATTCCGAGCCGCAGATTCCGGCTGCCTCGATCTGGCCCGCCGTGGAACAACGGGTCCTGGACCTCGTTCGCGCCCATCGGTCGACCATCGTCTTCGTCAATTCGCGGCGGCTCGCCGAGCGGCTCACCGCCCGGCTCAACGAGTTGGTCGCGATGGAGGCGGACGCTGCGGAGCCCGAGGCGGCATCGCTCGACGCGGCGCCCGGTCCCGCGGAGGAACTGGACACCGGCGGATCCGACGCCACGGACGGTCTGCTCGGCGATTCACCGACGCCACCCGCGACCGGGTCGCCCACGGCGTCGTCCCGAACCGGGCCGCCTGCCGATCCGCGCCGGTTCCCGGCGGAGGCGGTCGGCCAGTCCGGTGTGACGACCGGGGCGCCCGCCGTCGTCGCCAAGGCCCACCACGGCTCGATGGCCCGGCTCCAGCGCACCGAGGTCGAGGAGGAGCTCAAGGCGGGGCTGCTGCCGTGTGTCGTGGCGACCTCCTCGTTGGAGTTGGGCATCGACATGGGCGCGGTCGACCTGGTGATCCAGGTGGAGGCACCGCCGAGCGTGGCTGCGGGACTGCAACGGGTCGGGCGGGCCGGTCACCACGTCGACGCGGTGTCGACCGGGGTGATGTTGCCGAAATTCCGCAGCGACCTGGTCTCCTGCGCGGTCGTCGCGGAGCGGATGCGCGGTGGGGCCATCGAGGAGATCCGGTTTCCCCGCAATCCGCTGGACGTCTTGGCCCAGCACATCGTGGCGATGGTGGCGATGGATCAGTGGTCGGTGGATGAGCTCGCCGCGCTGGTGCGGCGGGCGGCGCCGTTCGCCGAGCTGCCGGGGTCCGCGCTGGACTCGGTCCTGGACATGCTCGCGGGCCGGTATCCCAGCGAGGAGTTCGGCGAGCTGCGGGCCAGGATCGTCTGGGATCGCGGCGCGGATGTGCTGCACGCGCGGCCCGGCGCGCAACGGCTGGCCGTGACCTCCGGCGGCACCATCCCCGATCGGGGGCTGTTCCTCGTCACGACGCCCGGCGGCGAGGGCGAGACCGGCTCGCGGGTCGGCGAGCTGGACGAGGAGATGGTCTACGAGTCCCGGGTGGGCGACACCTTCCTACTCGGCACCAGCTCGTGGCGGGTGCAGGAGATCACCCACGACCGGGTCATCGTGGTGCCCGCCCCCGGACAACCGGCGCGGATGCCGTTCTGGAAGGGCGATTCGCCGGGACGGCCGCTGGAATTGGGGATCGCCCTCGGCAGGTTCGTCCGGGAGGTCGTCGCCGCCGAACCCGCCGAGGCCCGCAGGCGCGCCGAGGAGGCGGGACTGGACGACTGGGCGTGCGGGAACCTGCTGGCCTATCTCGCCGACCAGCGGGCGGCCACCGGCCGCGTCTCCGACGATCGCACCGTGGTCCTCGAACGCTTTCGCGACGAGCTCGGCGACTGGCAGTGGGTGGTGCACTCCCCCTTCGGCGATCGCGTCAACGCGCCGTGGGCATTGCTCATCGCGGCCCGGCTGCGCGATCGACTCGGGATCGATCCGCAGATCGTGCACGCCGACGACGGCATCGTGCTTCGGCTACCCGCCGAGGTCGCCGAGGAACACGGCGAGCACACCGTCGGCGCCGAGGACATCCTCTTCGACCCCGACCAGGTGGAGCGGCTGGTCAGCGCCGAGGTGGGCACCTCCGCGCTGTTCGCCGCCCGCTTCCGCGAGTGCGCCGCGCGGTCGTTGCTGCTGCCCCGGTGGGATCCCCGACGGCGGAGTCCGCTGTGGCGGCAACGGCAACGCTCCGCGCAGTTGTTGACGGTGGCGGCCCAGTACGAGCGGTTCCCGGTGATGCTGGAGACGATGCGGGAGTGCCTGCGCGACGTCTACGACCTGCCAGGGCTCGTCGCGGTGCAGCGCGACGCCTCGACCCGTCGTATCCAGGTCATCGAGGTGCAGACGCCTGCGCCATCGCCGTTCGCCCGCGCGCTGCTGGTCGGATACGTGGCGATGTTCCTCTACGGCGGGGACACCCCGTTGGCCGAGCGGCGGGCGGCCGGACTGACGTTGGATCCCACGTTGCTCGGCGAGTTGCTGGGTTCCGACGCCGTGCGCGATCTCCTCGATCCCACGGTGTTGGCGGAGATCGAGGCGGCCCTGCAACGGACCGATCCGGAGCATCGGGTGTCCGATGTCGAGGGCGTGGCCGACCTGCTGCGATTCCTCGGCGATCTGGATCGCGAGGAGCTCATCGCCAGGGGCGGGCTACCGGAGTGGGCCGAGGAACTCGTCACGGCCGGGCGCGCGGTGGTGTTGTCGATGGCGGGGACCGACCGCTGGGTTGCGGTGGAGGACGCCGCCCGCTATCGAGACGCACTCGGCGTCCGGCTGCCCGCCGGACTGCCTCGGGCGTTGCTCGCACCGACCTCCGATGCCCTCGGCGAGCTGCTGATCCGCTATGCCCGAGGTCGCGGGCCGTTCCGTGCGGCGCAGGCCGCCGCGCGGTTCGGCGTGGGCGTCGGGCCGGTGACCGACCGGCTGGATCGGCTCGCCGCCGCAGGCCGGTTGTCGCGGGGCGAGCTGCGACCGGTCGAGTCCGAATCGGCGAACGCACCCGCGACCCTCGACGGCTCCGCCTCGGACGCGACCGAGCGTGGGGCGGCCCCCACCGAATACTGCGACGTCGAGGTGCTGCGCAGGCTGCGGCGCGGCTCGCTCGCGCGGCTGCGGGCCGAGGTCGAGCCGGTGGAGCCCGCCGCGCTCGGCCGGTTCCTCCCCGATTGGCATGGCGTGCCGGTCCTCGATGTCGCCGATCAGGAACGGCAGACGGTTCCGGCGGCGCCTGCTCGACAGCCGGTCGTGGCGACCGCCGACGACGTCTTGGCCGTGATCGAGCAGCTGGCGGGCGCACCGCTGCCCGCGAGCGCGCTGGAATCGATGATCATGGGCACCCGGTTGCCCGGTTATCTACCGGCCGCCCTCGACGAGCTGACCTCGGCCGGGGAGGTCATCTGGTGCGGTGCGGGCGCGCTGGGCGGCAACGACGGTTGGCTGGCATTGGCGCCCGCCGATCTCGCCGAGCTGGTGCTCCCGCCTCCCGTCGAGGACCCGGGTCTCGACACCGAACTGCATCGGGCGGTGCTCGCGGCGTTGGAACCGGGCGGGCTGTTCTTCCGCACCCTGGTAGACCGGCTCGGCACGTGGACGGCGGAGCGCGGCGAGCCACGTCACGCGGAGGGCGAGGTCGTCACGGCGCTGTGGGAACTCGTCTGGGCGGGGTTGGTCACCAACGACACGCTGGCCGGACTGCGCGCGCTGATCTCCGGTGGCGGCGCCACCCACCGAGCCCGACCGGTATCGCCCCGAGGTCGCCGTTCCGGGCTGCGGGCCACCCGACATGGCAGGCCGCTGTCCGGCACCGGCGGGCCGCCCACGGTCGCGGGTCGCTGGTCGTTGGCGCCCGTCCGGGTGACCGATCCGACCCGGCGGGCACATGCCCAGGCCGAGGCGCTGCTGGCTCGGCACGGCGTGCTCACCAGGGGCTCCGTGGAGGGCGAACGGGTGCCGGGTGGTTTCGCCGGGGTGTATCGGGTGCTGCGGGCGATGGAGGAATCCGGTCGGTGCAGGCGTGGTCTGCTGGTCCGGGGCCCGAGCGGTGCCCAGTTCGCAATGCCCGGCGCGGTGGACGGGCTGCGCGAGTGGTCCAGGGAAGCAGGCCGGTACAGGAGTGCGCCGGGGGCACTGGTGCTGGCGGCGGCCGACCCGGCGCAGCCGTATGGCGCCGCCCTGGGCTGGCCGACCCCGATCGGCGCCGGTGCCCACCGCCCGGGTCGGAAGGCGGGCGCGCTGGTCGTCTCGGTCGATGGCGAGGCGGTGCTGTACGTGGAGCGCGGCGGACGATCCCTGTTGTCGTTCACCGAAGAGCAGCGGGAGTTGCGGCTGGCGGCGTCGGCGTTGGTGGCGGTCGTCCGCTCGGGCCGCGTCGAGCCCTTGGTGCTCACCAGGACCGATGGGGAGCAGGCGTTGGGCTCGCGGCTGGCCGCCGTGCTGACCGAGGCGGGTTTCCGCAGCACCCCGAAGGGGCTGCGGCTACGCGGCTGA
- a CDS encoding Hsp70 family protein — protein MRVLSVDLGTSNTVAVLSAHGREARVVEVDGAATMPSSVFADEDGQLVVGRDADRRARLDPARYEPNPKRRVDEGSLLLGAEVVSVTTALAAVLSRVAGETSRQLDGGKPDEVRLTHPAQWGSTRRAVLLAAAREAGLGNDLVLVPEPVAAAAHFASFPDRSLPPGKSLAVYDLGAGTFDCAVVSATQNGFAVLAENGLPDLGGLDVDQVLLEHVGRQVSQRDPAAWQRLLRPETIGDRRAQRALREDVKAAKETLSRHPQTEVPLPDPFQDVLVTRTELEALIRPSLLRSVELLKATIRAAGTTPEALAGIYLVGGSSRIPLVATLIAEQTKVVATSLDQPETAVALGSHHVPRDGVTMRTHDLDPEQLTPSAPAPIVTPTPVSSRPFAPSTPGEGQPALPESYAAPQPTYPPTAQQHAYPTTHAQPTLGYGTGQHGAPDYRSGYPMQGSAPQPPAPRRRTGVLISAIVGVVVLAAGAVVGGIYLFGSPTLPTAEDCSSAGELDENGFSACLRQLAGTVPDRHDCGPGDVEASGSSGSEIVTCQFSAGSESYSLAYTHTDSVEAAQSTADSWIANGEGDLVEAQWEGNGLRGRYQATASAGRGVLVFTAEDRPLAGFLLANSSQAEDFTPDELADYFEESIQPGS, from the coding sequence GTGCGCGTCCTGTCCGTGGACCTGGGAACGTCGAACACCGTTGCGGTGCTGTCCGCGCACGGGCGGGAGGCCAGGGTCGTCGAGGTCGACGGTGCGGCCACCATGCCGTCATCGGTGTTCGCCGACGAGGACGGACAGTTGGTCGTCGGCCGGGATGCCGACCGGCGGGCCCGATTGGACCCGGCCCGGTACGAGCCGAACCCGAAGCGTCGGGTTGACGAGGGCTCCCTGCTGTTGGGTGCCGAGGTCGTCTCGGTCACCACCGCACTGGCCGCTGTGCTCAGCAGGGTCGCCGGGGAGACCAGCCGACAACTCGACGGTGGGAAACCCGACGAGGTGCGACTGACCCATCCCGCGCAGTGGGGTTCGACCCGCCGGGCGGTGTTACTCGCCGCCGCCCGGGAGGCCGGTCTCGGCAACGACCTCGTGCTCGTCCCGGAACCCGTCGCGGCCGCGGCGCATTTCGCGTCGTTCCCGGATCGCTCGTTGCCACCGGGCAAGAGCCTCGCCGTGTACGACCTCGGCGCCGGCACCTTCGACTGCGCGGTGGTCAGCGCGACGCAGAACGGCTTCGCGGTGCTCGCCGAGAACGGGCTGCCCGATCTGGGCGGGCTCGACGTCGACCAGGTGTTGCTGGAACACGTCGGCAGGCAGGTGTCGCAGAGGGACCCCGCCGCCTGGCAACGGCTGCTCCGCCCGGAGACCATCGGCGACCGGCGTGCCCAGCGTGCCCTGCGCGAGGACGTCAAGGCCGCGAAGGAGACCCTGTCCCGGCACCCGCAGACCGAGGTCCCGCTGCCGGACCCCTTCCAGGACGTCCTGGTGACCAGGACCGAGCTGGAGGCATTGATCCGCCCCAGCCTGCTGCGCAGCGTCGAACTGCTCAAGGCCACGATTCGGGCGGCGGGCACCACCCCGGAGGCATTGGCCGGGATCTACCTGGTGGGTGGTTCGAGCCGGATCCCCCTGGTGGCGACCCTGATCGCCGAGCAGACCAAGGTCGTCGCGACGAGCCTGGATCAGCCGGAGACTGCGGTGGCACTGGGCTCGCACCACGTGCCGAGGGACGGCGTGACCATGCGCACGCACGACCTCGACCCCGAGCAGCTCACGCCCAGCGCGCCTGCCCCGATCGTCACGCCGACCCCGGTGAGCAGCAGGCCTTTCGCGCCGAGCACCCCCGGCGAGGGCCAGCCCGCGTTGCCGGAGAGCTATGCCGCCCCGCAGCCGACCTACCCGCCCACCGCCCAGCAGCACGCCTACCCGACCACGCACGCCCAGCCCACCCTCGGCTACGGCACCGGCCAGCACGGCGCCCCGGACTACCGCTCCGGCTACCCGATGCAGGGCAGCGCGCCGCAGCCCCCGGCCCCTCGGCGACGGACCGGGGTGCTGATCTCGGCGATCGTCGGTGTGGTGGTGCTGGCGGCCGGTGCGGTCGTCGGCGGGATCTACTTGTTCGGCTCGCCCACGCTGCCCACCGCCGAGGACTGCTCCTCGGCAGGGGAACTCGACGAGAACGGTTTCTCCGCGTGTCTGCGCCAGCTCGCGGGCACCGTGCCGGACCGGCATGACTGCGGCCCCGGCGACGTCGAGGCCAGTGGTTCCTCGGGCTCGGAGATCGTCACCTGCCAGTTCAGCGCGGGATCCGAGAGCTACTCGCTCGCCTACACCCACACGGACTCGGTCGAGGCGGCGCAGAGCACCGCGGACTCCTGGATCGCCAACGGCGAAGGCGACCTGGTCGAGGCGCAGTGGGAGGGCAACGGTCTACGCGGTCGCTATCAGGCCACGGCCAGCGCGGGGCGCGGCGTGCTGGTGTTCACGGCCGAGGACCGTCCGTTGGCGGGATTCCTGCTGGCCAACAGCTCGCAGGCGGAGGACTTCACCCCGGACGAGCTGGCCGACTACTTCGAGGAGAGCATCCAGCCGGGTTCCTGA
- a CDS encoding DUF3046 domain-containing protein produces MRHTAFRSAMAEEFGRVRAEMLARDHVFSELGGRTVDEALEAGVEPRQAWRAVCQAFEIPAERR; encoded by the coding sequence ATGCGACACACCGCCTTCCGTAGCGCGATGGCCGAGGAATTCGGTCGGGTCCGCGCCGAGATGCTCGCCAGGGACCACGTCTTCTCCGAACTCGGTGGACGAACGGTCGACGAGGCGTTGGAGGCGGGAGTGGAGCCCCGGCAGGCCTGGCGAGCCGTGTGCCAGGCCTTCGAGATCCCCGCCGAACGACGTTGA
- a CDS encoding DUF4383 domain-containing protein produces MRMNQYLRAGSPLSTVYRVGAGLIGAGLILFGLLALIARVQFFSTEGQPVLGMSSNGLLAVISLVVGAILIGSALIGGVVASTTAIVIGVLFLVSGMANLAVIRTPLNVFAFTLPNVVFSLVVGMLLLFLGLYGRLSGGLPEDNPFVRARHHEDPRDDHSHLHPADRRRLAEIEPLARAEHAVAEGEATPEQERLVADDAERRAQQRQQEAWRNYERDQRDEAVPTQQGGSQADARSDTQADGEVPTQQNEPGQAAPREQRSGRSDRRGGPGRHRRPPTIRA; encoded by the coding sequence ATGAGAATGAATCAGTACCTACGCGCTGGAAGCCCGCTGAGCACCGTCTATCGAGTCGGAGCCGGCCTGATCGGCGCCGGACTCATCCTGTTCGGTCTGCTCGCGCTCATCGCCCGTGTGCAGTTCTTCTCCACCGAGGGCCAACCCGTCCTGGGGATGTCGAGCAACGGTCTGCTCGCGGTGATCTCGCTAGTCGTGGGTGCCATCCTCATCGGCTCGGCACTCATCGGCGGAGTGGTCGCCTCCACGACCGCCATCGTCATCGGCGTGCTGTTCCTGGTCTCGGGGATGGCCAACCTCGCGGTGATCAGAACCCCGTTGAACGTGTTCGCCTTCACGCTGCCGAACGTGGTGTTCTCCCTGGTCGTGGGCATGCTGCTGCTCTTCCTCGGCCTCTACGGCAGGCTCAGCGGCGGACTGCCGGAGGACAACCCCTTCGTTCGGGCCCGGCACCACGAGGACCCGAGGGACGATCACAGCCATCTGCATCCCGCCGACCGCAGGCGTCTCGCCGAGATCGAACCGCTCGCCCGCGCCGAGCACGCCGTGGCGGAGGGCGAGGCCACCCCGGAGCAGGAACGACTCGTGGCCGACGACGCCGAGCGACGGGCGCAGCAGCGCCAGCAGGAGGCGTGGCGCAACTACGAGCGGGACCAGCGGGACGAGGCCGTGCCCACCCAGCAGGGCGGGTCGCAGGCCGACGCCCGGTCCGACACTCAGGCGGACGGCGAGGTGCCCACCCAGCAGAACGAGCCCGGCCAGGCCGCGCCACGGGAGCAGCGCTCGGGCCGGTCGGATCGGCGCGGCGGCCCGGGGCGGCATCGCAGGCCACCGACCATCAGAGCGTGA
- a CDS encoding NAD(P)H-dependent flavin oxidoreductase yields the protein MAGGGPGGTPSVLVVSPRRRPVRAEVATSVSRVMDGLRVPVIAAPMAGGVSTPELVVAVGAAGGLGFLATGYLSPERVKEQIRRTRALDRCPFGVNLFVPGSPSGADLTEYSRVIERESRAIGVAPGEPRWEDDDYRAKLDLLIADPVPVVSFTFGAPTASDVRRLQRAGSRVVVTVTSPAEARLAEATGADALCLQGIEAGGHRAVFVDDGHSPAGGPAHELLELIRSVRAEIDLPLIAAGGLADGASIAAALAAGATAAQLGTALLRCPEAGTRPAHRKALTEGRATALTRAFTGRPARGLVNTMLSRLSETAPAAYPEVHHLTAPMRAAFAAAGDPEGISAWAGTGSDRTREQPAAGLIDELAEEIASRR from the coding sequence ATGGCTGGCGGCGGACCCGGCGGAACGCCAAGTGTGCTCGTCGTCTCGCCCCGCCGCAGACCCGTTCGAGCCGAGGTTGCGACTAGCGTGTCCCGCGTGATGGATGGGTTGCGTGTTCCGGTCATCGCGGCGCCGATGGCGGGTGGGGTCAGTACTCCGGAGCTCGTGGTAGCAGTGGGTGCGGCGGGCGGATTGGGCTTCCTGGCCACCGGCTACCTGTCGCCCGAAAGGGTGAAAGAGCAGATTCGGCGCACCCGGGCGCTGGACCGATGCCCATTCGGGGTCAATCTCTTCGTTCCCGGCTCGCCGTCGGGGGCGGACCTCACGGAGTACTCGCGGGTGATCGAGCGGGAGAGCCGCGCCATCGGGGTCGCTCCCGGCGAGCCGCGCTGGGAGGACGACGACTACCGGGCGAAATTGGACCTGCTGATCGCCGACCCGGTGCCCGTCGTGTCCTTCACCTTCGGGGCACCCACCGCGTCGGACGTCCGGCGACTACAGCGGGCCGGCAGCCGGGTCGTCGTCACCGTCACCTCGCCTGCGGAGGCGCGACTGGCCGAGGCCACCGGGGCGGACGCCCTGTGTCTGCAGGGCATCGAGGCGGGCGGGCATCGAGCGGTCTTCGTCGACGACGGCCACAGCCCCGCGGGCGGGCCCGCCCACGAACTGCTCGAACTGATCCGCTCGGTTCGCGCCGAGATCGACCTGCCGTTGATCGCTGCCGGCGGACTCGCCGACGGGGCCTCGATCGCCGCCGCGCTGGCTGCGGGCGCCACGGCCGCACAACTGGGCACCGCCCTGCTGCGCTGTCCGGAGGCGGGCACCCGTCCCGCGCATCGCAAGGCATTGACCGAGGGGCGCGCAACCGCCTTGACCAGGGCGTTCACCGGACGCCCCGCCCGAGGGCTGGTCAACACGATGCTGAGCAGGCTCAGCGAGACCGCGCCTGCGGCCTATCCGGAGGTGCACCACCTCACCGCGCCGATGCGAGCGGCCTTCGCGGCGGCGGGCGACCCGGAGGGCATCTCGGCCTGGGCGGGCACCGGCTCCGACCGGACTCGCGAACAACCCGCTGCGGGCCTGATCGACGAGCTTGCCGAGGAGATCGCCTCGCGGCGCTGA
- a CDS encoding MOSC domain-containing protein: MSTVSSVNLAMVHTADWAGKLGSTGIDKRPASGRIRIESTGVTGDTVVNKVDHGRWFQAVYAFDSEDLAHWSSELGMELTPGKAGENLTTSEIDIDDAVIGQRLRFGDAVLRVTGPRVPCQVFAGFWDVRGLAKKFTAHGRPGTYLAVEEPGEVWAGAPIEVLSTPEHGVTVAEVFAVSRGRRYELSEHVAQALDDLPPEWAEEVRTRIALGAVSA, translated from the coding sequence ATGTCAACCGTGAGCTCGGTGAACCTCGCTATGGTCCACACCGCAGACTGGGCAGGAAAACTCGGCAGCACCGGGATCGACAAGCGACCCGCCTCGGGGCGGATTCGGATCGAGAGCACCGGCGTCACAGGTGACACCGTGGTGAACAAGGTCGATCACGGCCGCTGGTTCCAGGCCGTCTACGCCTTCGACAGCGAGGACCTGGCCCATTGGTCCTCGGAGCTGGGCATGGAGCTGACGCCCGGCAAGGCGGGGGAGAACCTGACCACCTCGGAGATCGATATCGACGACGCGGTCATCGGCCAACGACTCCGCTTCGGCGACGCGGTGCTGCGGGTGACCGGGCCGCGCGTGCCCTGCCAGGTGTTCGCCGGATTCTGGGACGTCCGAGGCCTGGCCAAGAAGTTCACCGCACACGGCCGTCCCGGCACCTATCTCGCGGTCGAGGAACCGGGCGAGGTCTGGGCGGGCGCGCCGATCGAGGTGCTGAGCACTCCGGAACACGGGGTCACGGTTGCCGAGGTGTTCGCCGTGTCGCGCGGCCGCAGGTACGAACTCTCTGAGCACGTCGCCCAGGCCTTGGACGATCTGCCGCCGGAATGGGCCGAGGAGGTCCGGACCCGGATCGCGTTGGGCGCGGTCAGCGCCTGA